A genome region from Brevinematales bacterium includes the following:
- a CDS encoding PAS domain S-box protein, translating to MRQLFSRIVTGWFLLLLPFASITAADGHKEILIVHSYSQGLEWTDNITMGILSTLANSEYSGIMFHIEYLDTKSYFSPGYINQLFDIFQKKFKDKHFDVIISSDDDAFNFLLDHQSLLFPNTPVVFCGVNYLDPAKLRNKPLFTGIEEKYDLEGTISLMLKLHPLAKEIFVVNDKTTTGVGNLKRLEEVMPLFTAQVEFVFSDDMVMKDLLKKLSELTPDTLVLLLTYNRDKAGVNYSYTEGGEIISKASPVPVYVVWDFYLGKGVVGGLVTSGFLQGKMAAQMAIKILNGESVTNIPVVQEDVNQYMFDYEQLMKFFIPLSEIPGQSVIINRPLSFYEQNKVLVWVIGAGIFGLLAALGILYIVQLRTRKAYLHSQDRYQKLAQASHEGIVLHMDQKIIDVNDSYARMTGYKVQEMMGMNIYKIIAADDRERVSKLIEGGFDEPFELKLLRKDGSIFWAEANGRNMKYKGGVLRVAAVRDITDEKKSKEAMKRWFDFERTVSSVLSHYIGITDIDAAINASLAELGLFIKADRVYVFMINTDGSTMDNTHEWCAAGVDKQIDNLKNMSVESFPWWDDRIKHGESILIEDVSLLPAEAVAEKEILEAQGILALVVVPIRRGKNVVGFVGVDNTKTTGTWSDDYIAILRLFAEVLGKVLSTTGK from the coding sequence ATGAGACAGTTATTCTCTCGTATCGTAACCGGATGGTTTCTTCTATTGTTGCCTTTCGCATCTATTACCGCCGCCGATGGGCATAAAGAAATCCTGATCGTCCATTCCTATAGCCAGGGGCTTGAGTGGACGGACAATATCACGATGGGTATTCTATCCACCCTTGCGAACTCCGAGTACTCCGGCATCATGTTCCATATCGAATATCTCGATACTAAAAGCTATTTTTCCCCCGGATACATCAACCAGCTTTTCGATATATTTCAGAAGAAATTCAAAGATAAGCATTTCGACGTGATTATCTCTTCCGATGACGATGCGTTTAACTTCCTGTTAGACCACCAATCCTTATTATTCCCGAATACCCCGGTCGTTTTCTGCGGCGTGAATTATCTCGATCCCGCGAAACTGCGGAATAAACCGTTATTCACCGGTATCGAGGAAAAGTACGACCTTGAGGGAACTATCAGCCTGATGCTCAAACTGCATCCGCTCGCGAAAGAGATATTTGTCGTAAACGATAAAACCACCACAGGGGTGGGCAACCTCAAACGTCTGGAGGAGGTAATGCCGTTATTTACGGCGCAGGTTGAATTTGTGTTTTCGGATGATATGGTAATGAAAGACCTGCTGAAAAAGCTCAGCGAGCTGACGCCGGATACGCTTGTTCTTCTGCTTACCTATAACCGCGATAAAGCCGGGGTGAATTATAGTTATACCGAGGGCGGCGAAATAATATCCAAGGCCAGCCCCGTCCCGGTATATGTGGTATGGGATTTTTATCTCGGTAAGGGCGTCGTGGGCGGACTGGTGACCAGCGGATTCCTACAGGGGAAAATGGCCGCGCAGATGGCGATTAAAATTTTAAACGGCGAAAGCGTGACCAATATTCCCGTGGTACAGGAAGACGTCAACCAGTATATGTTCGATTACGAGCAGTTGATGAAATTTTTTATCCCTCTATCCGAAATACCCGGACAGAGCGTGATTATCAATCGGCCGCTTTCGTTCTATGAGCAGAATAAAGTTCTGGTCTGGGTGATCGGCGCTGGGATATTCGGGCTCCTTGCCGCGCTCGGGATACTCTATATCGTCCAGCTGCGGACGCGCAAGGCCTATCTTCATAGCCAAGACCGTTATCAAAAGCTTGCGCAGGCCTCCCATGAGGGGATAGTCCTGCATATGGATCAGAAGATTATCGACGTGAACGACAGTTACGCCAGAATGACCGGCTATAAAGTGCAGGAAATGATGGGGATGAATATTTATAAGATTATCGCCGCCGACGACCGGGAACGGGTATCGAAACTGATCGAGGGGGGCTTCGATGAACCCTTCGAACTGAAACTGCTCCGTAAGGACGGTTCCATATTCTGGGCCGAGGCGAACGGACGGAATATGAAGTACAAGGGCGGGGTTCTCCGGGTCGCCGCCGTAAGGGATATTACCGACGAGAAAAAGTCGAAGGAGGCGATGAAGCGCTGGTTCGATTTCGAACGGACGGTTTCCTCGGTTCTTTCGCATTATATAGGGATTACGGATATCGACGCGGCGATTAACGCGTCTCTGGCGGAGCTCGGGCTTTTTATCAAGGCCGACCGCGTCTATGTATTCATGATTAATACCGACGGGAGCACGATGGATAATACGCATGAATGGTGCGCCGCCGGGGTGGATAAACAGATCGATAATCTGAAGAATATGAGCGTGGAATCTTTCCCGTGGTGGGACGACCGCATCAAGCACGGTGAAAGTATACTGATCGAGGATGTTTCTCTTCTTCCCGCGGAGGCTGTCGCCGAAAAAGAGATACTGGAGGCGCAGGGTATCCTTGCATTGGTTGTGGTTCCCATACGTCGCGGTAAAAATGTCGTCGGTTTCGTCGGGGTCGATAATACCAAAACGACGGGGACATGGAGCGACGATTATATCGCGATACTCCGGCTTTTCGCCGAAGTATTGGGAAAAGTGTTGTCGACTACCGGGAAGTGA
- a CDS encoding epoxyqueuosine reductase: MDSKQIKQLALDMGADLCGIASEERFAGAPEGFRPRDIYSKCRSVAVVAKRVPHECLNAESCVPYTQINNIVMQETDRLVLALSLALQDKGIPNVMVPTDDPYEYWEAENSYGRAILSLRHAGRLAGLGYLGNNTLLINPRYGNMIQLGAILLGIDLEPDEVLDMKCPDGCRLCIDNCPAHALDGTTVKQKDCRPLSNFKNKKGYNLKKCFICRKVCPNALGTIPGI, from the coding sequence ATGGATAGTAAACAGATAAAACAGCTCGCCCTCGATATGGGCGCGGACCTGTGCGGGATTGCCTCGGAAGAACGGTTCGCGGGCGCGCCGGAGGGATTCCGCCCGAGGGATATTTATTCCAAGTGCCGTTCGGTAGCGGTGGTCGCGAAACGTGTCCCCCACGAATGCCTGAACGCGGAAAGCTGCGTCCCCTATACCCAAATCAATAATATCGTCATGCAGGAAACGGATCGTCTCGTCCTGGCGCTCTCCCTCGCGTTACAGGATAAGGGTATCCCGAACGTGATGGTTCCGACCGACGACCCCTACGAGTACTGGGAAGCGGAGAACAGTTACGGCAGGGCGATCCTGTCGCTCCGGCACGCCGGACGCCTCGCGGGACTCGGCTACCTCGGGAATAACACCCTGCTGATCAACCCCCGTTACGGGAATATGATCCAACTCGGCGCGATCCTCCTCGGTATCGATCTCGAACCGGACGAAGTGCTCGATATGAAATGCCCCGACGGGTGCAGACTTTGTATCGACAACTGTCCCGCGCATGCGCTCGACGGCACGACTGTTAAGCAGAAAGACTGCCGCCCGCTATCGAATTTCAAAAATAAAAAGGGATATAACCTCAAGAAGTGCTTTATCTGCCGGAAGGTTTGCCCGAACGCGCTGGGGACTATCCCCGGAATATGA
- the ptsP gene encoding phosphoenolpyruvate--protein phosphotransferase, whose translation MYSLRGIPISKGIAIGNVLIRHDVMKSVHYNARIDDLQVDSEVKRYRDAIAKVREEIESLKKRNPEQMNQQNAQIIDFYSLLLDEDLFNKQVPDTIKNQLYPADVAMVYELENIKREFDKLENEYFQSRYLDFKAIADRILRKLFGDIDLSAIQEPIILVAEEVSAAEVLHIPKDYVLGIATESGGTTSHAAIIAESLEIPAVFGIKDLLSYVKKKDQIVVDGYKGMVIIDPDENTRGDYQHIKAAYNAKEKEIFQVVALPSKTYDGEDVQIYANVSNNMDLNIARRHGAEGIGLFRTELAFIAAQKFLSEVEQFELYKEFLLLFQEKDVVIRTLDIGGDKFFINDNVPRDPNPFLGWRSTRVFLKEVDKFKQQLRAIIRASVFNDNVKIMIPMISCVDEVRRVKEIFKQCESEVKSEGKPFKYNIPVGIMIEIPSAALLSDKLSKEAAFFSIGTNDLVQYTLAVDRNNQSVAKFYQPLNPAVLYLIRLTIHNARRNHIPLSVCGEIARNPLYIRLLLGMGLRKFSINPAYIPLVKSIIIKSNSKDTQVLWDSVKNKSTPQEIEDILKTDLKRNLLEIYESYFYDEKRDWKGLQI comes from the coding sequence TTGTATTCCTTACGGGGTATTCCCATATCGAAAGGAATCGCTATAGGAAATGTGCTGATCCGGCATGATGTAATGAAAAGCGTGCATTATAACGCGCGGATTGACGATTTGCAGGTCGATTCCGAAGTCAAGCGTTATCGTGACGCTATCGCCAAGGTGCGTGAGGAAATCGAATCCCTCAAGAAGCGAAATCCCGAGCAGATGAACCAGCAGAACGCCCAGATCATCGATTTCTACTCTCTCCTTCTCGACGAGGATCTTTTCAATAAACAAGTACCCGATACGATAAAGAACCAGTTGTATCCCGCCGATGTGGCGATGGTATACGAACTGGAAAACATCAAGCGCGAGTTCGACAAGCTGGAGAACGAATATTTCCAGAGCCGTTACCTCGATTTTAAGGCGATTGCCGACCGTATTCTGCGGAAGTTGTTCGGCGATATCGATCTTTCCGCGATACAGGAACCGATCATTCTGGTGGCCGAGGAAGTTTCCGCCGCCGAAGTACTCCATATCCCTAAGGATTATGTGCTGGGCATTGCTACCGAATCCGGCGGTACGACATCCCATGCCGCGATTATCGCGGAATCATTGGAAATCCCGGCGGTATTCGGTATTAAGGACCTTCTCTCCTATGTGAAAAAGAAGGACCAGATAGTGGTCGACGGCTATAAAGGGATGGTGATCATCGACCCCGACGAGAACACCCGCGGGGATTACCAGCATATCAAGGCCGCATACAACGCAAAAGAAAAGGAAATCTTCCAGGTCGTCGCGCTCCCGTCGAAGACCTACGACGGCGAGGATGTGCAGATATACGCTAATGTCTCCAATAACATGGATTTGAATATAGCCCGGCGGCATGGCGCCGAGGGTATCGGGCTTTTTCGTACCGAGCTGGCGTTTATCGCGGCTCAAAAGTTTCTTTCCGAAGTCGAACAGTTCGAACTCTACAAGGAATTCCTCCTGCTGTTCCAGGAGAAGGATGTGGTCATACGCACCCTCGATATCGGCGGCGACAAGTTCTTTATTAACGATAATGTACCGCGCGACCCGAACCCCTTCCTCGGATGGCGGTCAACCCGGGTGTTCCTGAAGGAAGTGGATAAGTTCAAGCAGCAGCTCCGGGCGATTATCCGCGCGAGCGTGTTTAACGATAACGTGAAAATTATGATACCGATGATATCCTGCGTGGACGAAGTCCGCAGGGTTAAGGAAATATTCAAGCAGTGCGAGAGCGAAGTGAAGAGCGAGGGGAAACCGTTCAAGTATAACATCCCGGTCGGTATTATGATAGAAATACCGTCGGCGGCGCTCCTGTCCGACAAGCTCTCGAAGGAAGCCGCGTTTTTCAGTATCGGTACCAACGATCTGGTTCAGTACACGCTCGCGGTGGACAGGAACAACCAGTCGGTGGCGAAGTTCTATCAGCCGCTCAACCCCGCTGTGCTGTATCTCATCCGCCTCACTATCCATAACGCCCGCCGGAATCATATCCCGCTATCGGTATGCGGCGAGATCGCGCGTAATCCGTTGTATATCCGTCTCCTCCTCGGCATGGGGCTGCGCAAGTTCAGTATCAACCCCGCGTATATCCCGCTGGTCAAGTCCATCATTATCAAGTCTAATTCCAAGGACACCCAGGTATTATGGGACAGCGTGAAGAATAAAAGCACCCCGCAGGAGATCGAGGATATCCTCAAGACCGACCTCAAGCGGAATCTTCTCGAGATCTACGAATCCTATTTCTATGACGAGAAGCGCGACTGGAAAGGCCTGCAGATTTAG
- a CDS encoding serpin family protein translates to MNQPGSFQKVSSVASVLWDNLPESGNSGNIVFSPFGIYLLLAALNEGASGKTAEILSAFLGIGSPEPVRAEAVRFFTFPSRRTSESLLTIANLFLIKNTFNVSENFLLTIREYYRFYAERSAFDSAVLTTVNKWASENTGGRINEVLRALTPDEVMVLVNSILFTGQWETPFQSGATRQGNFTNLDGTISGANMMFLRDEMEYYHCADYSAVRLKYTGGRFSMIFLLPEADASGGGIFSTVLSDGIPFPKGGSYGELRAPRIGLSNEINADEILKKAGLANLFSPDANLTGINPDGMLNANRVIQRNSLSVDEAGTIAASVTAATVAFRGMNPRKPDFSITCDRTYYLLLRDEVFGVPLIAARVAEM, encoded by the coding sequence GTGAATCAACCCGGGAGTTTCCAAAAGGTATCGTCCGTAGCATCCGTGTTATGGGATAACCTGCCGGAAAGTGGAAATAGCGGAAACATAGTCTTTTCCCCGTTCGGTATCTATCTTCTTCTCGCCGCCCTGAACGAGGGCGCGTCCGGAAAGACGGCGGAAATCCTGTCCGCGTTCCTCGGTATCGGTTCGCCCGAACCTGTCCGCGCGGAGGCCGTCCGCTTTTTTACGTTTCCATCGCGACGGACAAGCGAGTCCCTCCTCACTATTGCCAATCTGTTCCTGATAAAAAACACTTTTAACGTTTCCGAAAATTTCCTCTTGACCATCCGGGAATATTACCGGTTTTATGCCGAACGTTCGGCGTTCGATAGCGCGGTATTAACGACGGTCAACAAATGGGCGTCCGAAAATACGGGCGGCAGGATAAACGAGGTTCTGCGCGCGCTAACCCCGGACGAGGTGATGGTTCTGGTCAACTCGATCCTCTTCACCGGGCAGTGGGAGACCCCGTTTCAAAGCGGCGCGACCCGTCAGGGGAATTTTACCAATCTTGACGGGACTATCTCCGGGGCGAATATGATGTTCCTGCGCGACGAAATGGAGTATTATCATTGCGCGGATTATTCCGCGGTCCGGCTGAAATATACGGGCGGGCGTTTCTCGATGATTTTTCTGCTCCCGGAGGCGGACGCATCCGGCGGCGGGATATTTTCAACCGTGCTAAGCGACGGTATCCCGTTCCCCAAGGGCGGGAGTTACGGCGAGCTCCGGGCTCCGCGTATCGGGCTATCGAACGAAATAAACGCGGATGAAATATTAAAAAAAGCCGGACTGGCGAATCTGTTCTCGCCGGACGCGAACCTGACCGGGATTAATCCCGACGGTATGCTGAACGCGAACCGGGTTATCCAGCGGAATAGCCTGTCTGTCGACGAAGCGGGCACTATCGCGGCTTCGGTTACCGCGGCGACAGTGGCGTTCCGGGGGATGAATCCCCGCAAGCCGGACTTCTCGATAACCTGCGACCGGACGTATTACCTGTTATTACGGGACGAAGTTTTCGGCGTTCCGCTGATCGCGGCGAGGGTCGCCGAAATGTAA
- a CDS encoding GAF domain-containing protein, with the protein MPKKSKSGTTGSDTRDLMKKIIEKENEIKRLNSIMKTKDDYITHLEKVSEAYNALATLATKERKEADEIIQAQELIREYMVKEIKNAEDVIHAHESLHGLAVKEKIQAEATIKALENVEILSDQEKLERERVIEAQQKILELSDHEKRSAADTIKARENLQYLTDIERQEAQQIIQAREHLSELTMMELSQRDTALRNVLEINHSISSLTEADILFDKILRSLVQSLNAQRGILFISNDVELHPESLYRLELRDLSKKSFRFSSGVIDEVIRTRKSKMIVNQKVRIGRKNYNISILCVPLIYENKSLGVIYLDTVSDNETFKHLDLEVAEIFSSQASISVNNIALYNRIRLQNDELLKLINLKTQFMSHVSEYLAHPVENIQKQLQKLIDDTTMSPDVKQKALLRILAQVNKFDNTVNKVLTIASIEQEVNDLFADRVNFARLCREIIDRHSEEREKRKVTVTMNFSPEFQNFLGNETVIRTILDELISNAIFYNKPNGIVDIRGYQKDDFLTVDVIDTGQGIKDKDLDNIFAQFYRTEESAAFNEWGAGLGLYMVKTFIGYYGGSVKLKSKYGRGSTFSISFLIH; encoded by the coding sequence ATGCCGAAAAAGTCTAAGTCCGGGACGACGGGAAGCGACACCCGGGACCTGATGAAAAAAATCATTGAGAAAGAGAACGAGATAAAGCGTCTGAACAGTATTATGAAGACGAAGGACGATTATATCACGCATCTCGAAAAAGTTTCCGAGGCATACAACGCCCTTGCCACATTGGCGACGAAGGAACGGAAAGAAGCGGACGAAATAATACAGGCTCAGGAATTGATACGCGAGTATATGGTGAAGGAGATTAAGAACGCGGAGGATGTGATCCATGCGCACGAGAGTCTCCACGGGCTCGCGGTCAAGGAAAAAATCCAGGCCGAGGCTACCATCAAGGCGCTCGAGAATGTCGAGATACTCAGCGATCAGGAGAAATTGGAACGCGAACGGGTGATCGAGGCTCAGCAGAAAATTCTTGAACTCTCCGACCATGAAAAACGTTCCGCGGCGGACACGATCAAGGCGCGGGAAAATCTCCAATACCTGACCGATATCGAACGGCAGGAGGCTCAGCAGATTATTCAGGCCCGCGAGCATCTGTCGGAACTGACTATGATGGAGTTGTCCCAGCGCGATACCGCGTTACGGAATGTCCTCGAGATCAATCATTCTATCAGTTCGCTGACCGAAGCGGATATCCTGTTCGATAAAATTCTCCGCAGTCTCGTACAGTCCCTGAACGCCCAACGGGGTATCCTGTTTATCTCGAACGATGTGGAACTGCACCCGGAGAGTCTGTACCGTCTGGAACTTCGCGACCTTTCGAAAAAATCGTTCCGGTTCTCGTCGGGGGTGATCGACGAGGTGATCCGCACCAGAAAAAGTAAGATGATCGTCAACCAGAAGGTACGTATCGGGCGGAAAAATTACAATATTTCCATATTATGCGTTCCCCTGATCTATGAAAATAAGTCGCTGGGGGTAATCTACCTCGATACGGTATCCGATAACGAGACGTTCAAGCACCTCGACCTCGAGGTCGCGGAAATATTCTCGTCCCAGGCGTCAATCTCGGTAAACAATATCGCGCTTTACAACCGTATCCGTTTACAGAACGACGAGCTGCTCAAGCTCATCAATCTCAAGACCCAGTTTATGAGCCATGTCTCCGAGTACCTTGCCCATCCGGTGGAGAATATCCAGAAACAGCTCCAGAAGCTGATCGACGATACGACGATGAGTCCCGATGTAAAGCAGAAGGCGCTTCTGAGGATACTCGCGCAGGTCAATAAATTCGATAACACGGTCAATAAAGTACTGACTATCGCGTCGATCGAGCAGGAAGTGAACGACCTGTTCGCCGACAGGGTGAATTTCGCGCGGTTGTGCCGCGAAATCATCGACCGCCACAGCGAAGAACGCGAGAAGCGGAAGGTGACGGTTACGATGAATTTCTCGCCCGAATTCCAGAATTTCCTCGGGAACGAGACGGTTATTCGGACGATACTCGACGAACTGATTTCCAACGCTATCTTCTATAATAAACCAAACGGGATAGTCGATATCCGGGGTTACCAGAAGGACGATTTCCTCACGGTGGATGTTATCGATACCGGGCAGGGGATTAAAGATAAAGACCTCGATAATATATTCGCGCAGTTTTACCGAACCGAAGAATCCGCGGCGTTTAACGAATGGGGCGCCGGACTCGGGCTATATATGGTAAAAACGTTCATCGGGTACTATGGGGGTTCGGTTAAACTCAAGAGTAAATACGGGAGAGGCAGTACCTTCAGTATCTCATTCCTGATTCACTGA
- a CDS encoding dodecin domain-containing protein, with amino-acid sequence MPIIKVIEILAESKKSWEDAASNAVAEASKTVKEITGVDVLGFKADVKDGKVVNYKAHCKIAFVVDR; translated from the coding sequence ATGCCGATAATAAAAGTCATCGAAATTCTCGCCGAATCGAAAAAGAGCTGGGAGGACGCCGCTTCCAACGCCGTAGCCGAAGCATCCAAGACGGTAAAGGAAATCACCGGTGTGGACGTCCTCGGATTTAAGGCCGATGTCAAGGACGGTAAGGTCGTCAACTATAAAGCCCATTGTAAAATCGCGTTCGTGGTGGACAGGTAG
- a CDS encoding class I SAM-dependent methyltransferase yields MNDGKTRFSNRVDNYAKHRPGYPAEAVDYLFSEAGFASGSAVADMGAGTGIFTRILLERGAKVYAVEPNAEMLAQAENDLSGIAGFIPVHAPAEETGLDSGIVDFITAAQAFHWFDFDGAKREFARILKPGGKAVLIWNDRVTEGDSFGKEYDGLLQRYVYRYDTLVHKRFSIGDFAGLFADGVFRTAVFDNSQEFDFDGMRGRMLSSSYAPLEGETNYEEIMAGLREIFERNQSGGKVKLKYQTQLFWGEV; encoded by the coding sequence ATGAACGACGGAAAAACAAGGTTCTCGAACCGGGTGGATAACTATGCGAAACACCGCCCGGGCTATCCCGCGGAGGCGGTCGATTACTTGTTCAGCGAAGCCGGGTTCGCGTCCGGGTCGGCGGTCGCGGATATGGGCGCGGGGACGGGGATATTCACCCGTATCCTATTGGAGCGCGGCGCGAAGGTGTACGCGGTCGAGCCGAACGCGGAAATGCTCGCGCAGGCGGAGAATGACCTTTCGGGGATAGCGGGGTTTATCCCGGTGCACGCGCCCGCCGAGGAGACAGGCCTCGATAGCGGAATCGTCGATTTTATCACCGCCGCGCAGGCGTTCCACTGGTTCGATTTCGACGGAGCGAAGCGGGAGTTCGCGAGAATCCTGAAGCCCGGCGGGAAGGCCGTCCTGATATGGAACGACCGTGTGACCGAGGGGGATAGTTTCGGTAAGGAGTATGACGGCTTATTACAGCGGTATGTATACCGTTATGATACCCTCGTGCATAAGCGGTTCAGTATCGGCGATTTTGCCGGGCTTTTTGCGGACGGTGTATTTCGCACCGCCGTATTCGACAATTCGCAGGAGTTCGATTTCGACGGGATGAGGGGGCGGATGTTGTCCAGTTCGTATGCGCCGCTCGAGGGGGAAACGAATTATGAGGAGATTATGGCAGGCCTGCGGGAGATATTCGAACGGAATCAGTCCGGCGGGAAGGTGAAATTAAAATATCAGACTCAGCTATTCTGGGGGGAAGTTTAG
- a CDS encoding DMT family protein, with the protein MPPIVWTILLLICSNVFMTFAWYSHLKNLHDKPWWIAAIASWGIALFEYMLQVPANRIGYTVLDLPKLKILQEVITLAVFVPFAIFYMDQPIKLNYLWAALCLMGAVFFIFRG; encoded by the coding sequence ATGCCCCCGATCGTATGGACGATCCTTCTACTGATTTGTTCCAACGTGTTTATGACGTTCGCGTGGTACTCCCACCTGAAGAATCTCCACGATAAACCGTGGTGGATCGCCGCGATCGCGAGCTGGGGTATCGCGCTGTTCGAGTATATGCTGCAGGTGCCCGCGAACCGGATCGGCTACACGGTGCTAGACCTGCCGAAGCTGAAGATCCTGCAGGAGGTAATCACCCTCGCGGTGTTCGTCCCGTTCGCGATATTCTACATGGATCAGCCGATCAAGCTGAACTACCTCTGGGCGGCGTTATGCCTGATGGGCGCGGTGTTCTTCATATTCCGGGGATAG
- a CDS encoding BamA/TamA family outer membrane protein has translation MKRILLSVLITAGFTGIAAAQDTNAVQPAQATNTNTGIPEAGVAFKPFPLVFYDADAGFGFGVSVSLFGYDGKSKEYLWKIYSEFTYTLKGQMDPDIRFDIPALWIAGQPFRVQGMGEYIFALAENFYGYANSIVDPAMTLGYTNLTNYLFEQKHPYLYFTISTPLAWGKSFGYDKTFDLLIGTYIEGYSFTSNSTQPVKHPSYLLTSQPYGFAGGTVWSMMVGFRFDNRDFEPNPHSGTYNEIMAEFALAGIYNYSRLTFKHSAYFDPFPSYKRLVIAERLMVDQLFGDVPFFKAQKFGGVQSFDGIGGNDTMRGIPKYRFIDNLKMVFSPEIRWRFLDFGPFLWDMWHLELVLFSDIGGAWRDFAALNLSEIQVTYGAGLRILWGEDFIIAADFGFWRDQMGMYIGFDHQF, from the coding sequence ATGAAGCGGATTCTTCTATCGGTGCTCATAACGGCGGGTTTTACAGGTATAGCCGCCGCTCAGGATACGAATGCGGTTCAGCCCGCGCAGGCGACGAATACGAATACAGGGATTCCCGAGGCGGGCGTAGCGTTCAAGCCGTTCCCGTTGGTTTTCTATGATGCGGACGCGGGATTCGGATTCGGCGTAAGCGTATCGCTTTTCGGGTACGACGGCAAATCGAAAGAATATCTCTGGAAGATTTATTCCGAGTTTACTTATACCCTGAAGGGACAGATGGACCCGGATATCCGTTTCGATATACCCGCGTTATGGATAGCGGGACAACCGTTCCGCGTGCAGGGTATGGGTGAATATATATTCGCGCTCGCCGAGAACTTCTACGGTTACGCGAACTCCATCGTCGATCCCGCGATGACGCTCGGGTATACCAACCTGACGAACTACCTCTTCGAGCAGAAACATCCCTATCTCTATTTCACCATCAGTACTCCGTTGGCATGGGGGAAATCGTTCGGCTATGATAAGACGTTCGATCTGCTGATAGGGACTTATATAGAAGGATATAGCTTTACCAGCAACTCGACGCAGCCGGTCAAGCATCCCTCCTACCTGCTGACATCCCAGCCTTATGGTTTCGCCGGCGGGACAGTCTGGTCGATGATGGTCGGCTTCCGTTTCGATAACCGCGACTTCGAGCCGAACCCTCATTCGGGGACATATAACGAAATTATGGCGGAGTTCGCCCTCGCCGGGATATATAATTACTCCCGCCTGACATTCAAGCATTCCGCGTACTTCGACCCGTTCCCGTCCTATAAGCGTCTCGTGATCGCGGAACGTCTGATGGTCGACCAGCTTTTCGGCGATGTACCGTTCTTCAAGGCGCAGAAATTCGGCGGGGTACAGTCGTTCGACGGTATCGGCGGGAACGATACGATGCGCGGTATCCCTAAGTACCGTTTTATCGACAACCTGAAAATGGTATTTTCGCCTGAAATCCGCTGGCGCTTCCTCGACTTCGGGCCGTTCCTCTGGGATATGTGGCATCTCGAACTCGTACTGTTCTCCGATATCGGAGGGGCATGGCGTGATTTCGCGGCGCTGAATCTCAGTGAAATCCAGGTAACATACGGCGCGGGTTTACGTATCCTCTGGGGCGAAGACTTTATTATCGCCGCCGACTTCGGATTCTGGAGAGACCAGATGGGCATGTATATCGGTTTCGACCATCAATTTTAA